Proteins from a genomic interval of Musa acuminata AAA Group cultivar baxijiao chromosome BXJ1-9, Cavendish_Baxijiao_AAA, whole genome shotgun sequence:
- the LOC135583239 gene encoding uncharacterized protein LOC135583239 isoform X2 produces MLSAKSPLDPPCSSKVPAPKTGERVSEKLASRERDPILGQTPTPNFSIRDYVFTSRSKGIETSWPFTQHFLQLCLKHGVKDLLPPFEPPDLVRVQCWSKGVESQQSVIHPEIEQIPVHIGPQEKAVNIRRDLCSPIETQPPDGRSATCQRFRTDELTHSGADIGSIITRDQVEGTSAAIGGISCSFAVNRDVFEAPSDIDVVEPTKKLGSSHEPSEKKCRLIVRLGVISDSSRAEDIKSSSSTVSDPMASKVCPVCKMFSSTSNTTLNAHIDQCLSMESNTKCCSSKVVKPKAKPRKKRLMVDIYTTAPRCTLEDLDKRNGSHWAVELAFAAAPSVEVDTETKKPKLVLVGSGEGIKEGAVYVDSNGVKLGILSKLSSTSQSKEELKLQEHDKVVRTGKSFLIGKKKHFKAKYSKKMKMKSQRKKLNSFMLLKAKIQTSVEGDCDGETHHENGESLLHISDPGNLANSRPACLRQWICSRRSDLPKKLASKNAHSASDNTALVTRSMLTENSRPDAYISSVSLSHHLKFSRLSEDLTSSPGSKNIDILSKTVHPMDDDMKVSEKLTVSASRWSSESTEKNSLLPRVSKSSGNFESSSRTEAKETAPSIQRRPDTSSDRTNIPSIHCPSAKDQIVSTLMKNDLVRRSPFNLQARKGDLSVKPDTCKKFRKHRSILRSGKIRAKFQSATNGVHNKGVLAPAADIARASKTLGSCELNHSCVVGSGTGEMTNDALPGTNDVPEFDKKDEGSTLEEQKHSNHLETKYHGPDVQNLDMQVEVLDSGNHVRKPSSEMAGGNLLSNDTVCSESLQAASDCQSISKSEVNTGQLMQISEKQVVFFGDTSREEIDGQNIQMADKMEDRGEKDSYAVQLVECTVETMSIQESSGCSTSHGNVGHEIRQKSSSITSVRTTTNEAMKLAGDGEPCGSPDSTASTISLPSPKDLKYTDSDANVFASAINAENKLGSIDPLAEDTVVSEERNVKERNEELKVNLPAEISGCMVDDKTFCCSCRESLSREFQILQPNATHRTPKVKQVSKLFARPRVSSSFNSCQNHRINTTVISNLQAAGQPATSKGLSDCAVKVPTCSVLGSAIPSSQSQNRSISNPILRLMGKNLMVMNNEEFVQPQRTVLEYPPNVNFMSPLGFALNTNHSKQENFRYHHKIFSGPPAFDATASVGEHQFPICMSSAQMAGFSVTPLHTAFVPRLDHHTWQKNACRRSNSSPASCIMNEV; encoded by the exons ATGTTATCCGCTAAAAGCCCTCTAGATCCTCCATGTTCCTCCAAGGTTCCAGCACCGAAGACTGGCGAGAGGGTCTCTGAAAAGCTTGCCTCCCGGGAGAGGGATCCCATTCTTGGGCAGACACCAACTCCTAATTTCTCTATAAG GGATTATGTTTTCACATCAAGGAGCAAAGGCATCGAGACGAGCTGGCCGTTCACGCAGCATTTCTTGCAGCTTTGCTTGAAGCATGGTGTCAAAGATCTATTGCCACCCTTCGAACCTCCAGATTTGGTGAGAGTCCAGTGTTGGAGCAAGGGAGTAGAGTCTCAACAATCTGTAATCCACCCGGAAATTGAACAGATCCCAGTGCATATTGGTCCTCAAGAGAAGGCCGTGAATATAAGACGGGACTTGTGTTCGCCGATAGAGACACAACCTCCAGATGGAAGGTCAGCCACTTGTCAGAGGTTTAGGACTGATGAACTGACTCATTCTGGTGCAGATATCGGCTCGATAATTACTCGTGATCAAGTTGAAGGGACTTCTGCTGCGATTGGTGGAATTTCATGCTCATTTGCTGTAAATAGAGATGTCTTTGAAGCGCCTTCAGATATAGACGTTGTTGAACCCACCAAAAAGCTTGGAAGCTCACACGAACCATCCGAAAAGAAGTGCAGGTTGATAGTCAGATTGGGTGTCATCTCCGACAGTAGCCGGGCAGAGGACATAAAATCTAGCTCCAGTACTGTTTCAGATCCTATGGCTTCAAAGGTTTGTCCGGTTTGTAAAATGTTTTCTTCCACTTCAAACACAACTTTGAATGCCCACATAGACCAGTGCCTGTCgatggagtccaacaccaagtgtTGTTCAAGCAAAGTCGTAAAACCAAAAGCGAAACCAAGGAAGAAAAGATTGATGGTGGATATCTATACTACTGCTCCTCGTTGCACTCTCGAAGACCTTGATAAGAGGAATGGTTCCCACTGGGCTGTTGAATTGGCATTTGCAGCTGCACCAAGTGTCGAAGTTGACACAGAGACAAAGAAACCAAAGTTGGTACTGGTGGGTTCTGGAGAGGGCATAAAGGAAGGAGCTGTATATGTTGATTCAAATGGTGTAAAACTAGGAATTTTATCCAAGCTCAGTAGTACATCACAGTCAAAGGAAGAACTGAAGTTGCAAGAGCATGACAAAGTCGTCAGGACTGGCAAAAGTTTTCTGatcggcaaaaagaaacatttcaAAGCAAAGTACTCAAAGAAGATGAAAATGAAGTCACAGAGAAAGAAGTTGAATTCATTTATGCTGTTGAAAGCAAAG ATCCAAACTTCAGTCGAAGGAGATTGTGATGGAGAAACTCATCATGAGAATGGAGAATCACTGTTACATATATCAGATCCAGGAAACCTTGCCAACAGTAGGCCTGCGTGTCTAAGGCAGTGGATTTGTTCCAGACGATCAGATCTTCCAAAAAAACTTGCCAGCAAGAATGCCCATAGTGCATCAGATAATACTGCACTTGTTACCAGGAGCATGCTGACCGAGAATAGCCGACCAGATGCTTATATTTCTTCTGTTTCCTTAAGCCATCACTTGAAGTTTTCTAGGTTATCTGAAGATTTGACCAGCTCTCCAGGATCCAAAAATATCGATATACTGTCTAAGACGGTCCACCCCATGGATGATGACATGAAAGTATCTGAAAAGCTAACTGTCTCAGCTTCCAGATGGTCGTCTGAAAGCACTGAAAAAAATAGCCTTCTACCGAGAGTatcaaaatcatcagggaatttTGAGTCTTCTTCACGAACCGAAGCAAAGGAGACTGCTCCGAGTATTCAACGTCGACCTGATACTTCTTCTGACAGGACAAACATACCTTCAATCCACTGTCCCTCTGCAAAGGACCAAATCGTTTCTACTCTGATGAAGAATGACTTGGTTAGAAGATCACCCTTCAACCTACAAGCAAGGAAAGGTGATCTAAGTGTGAAACCTGATACTTGTAAGAAGTTCCGTAAGCATAGATCCATTTTAAGGAGTGGCAAGATTAGAGCAAAATTTCAGTCAGCTACCAATGGAGTGCATAATAAAGGTGTGCTTGCACCTGCTGCTGATATTGCAAGAGCAAGTAAAACACTAGGATCTTGCGAATTAAATCACTCATGTGTCGTAGGATCTGGAACAGGAGAGATGACGAATGATGCATTGCCAGGCACGAATGATGTCCCAGAATTTGATAAAAAAGATGAGGGAAGCACACTGGAAGAGCAGAAACACAGTAATCATCTTGAAACCAAATACCATGGTCCTGATGTTCAGAATTTAGATATGCAAGTAGAGGTCTTGGACTCTGGAAATCATGTCAGGAAACCTTCATCGGAAATGGCTGGTGGTAATCTTCTTTCTAATGATACTGTGTGTTCAGAAAGCCTGCAAGCAGCCTCTGATTGCCAGTCTATCTCAAAAAGTGAGGTCAACACAGGACAATTAATGCAAATATCTGAGAAGCAAGTGGTGTTCTTTGGTGATACTTCCAGAGAAGAAATTGATGGACAAAACATTCAAATGGCAGACAAAATGGAAGATAGAGGAGAAAAAGACTCTTATGCAGTCCAGCTTGTGGAATGTACTGTTGAAACCATGTCCATCCAGGAGTCCAGTGGTTGTTCAACCAGTCATGGGAATGTGGGGCATGAAATCCGCCAAAAGAGCTCCTCGATAACCTCAGTTAGAACAACTACAAATGAAGCTATGAAGTTGGCTGGTGATGGTGAACCATGtggatcacctgattcaactgcttCAACCATCTCGCTCCCCTCTCCAAAAGATCTCAAATATACAGATTCAGATGCTAATGTATTTGCATCTGCTATCAATGCTGAAAATAAGTTGGGCTCGATAGATCCATTAGCTGAAGATACTGTAGTATCTGAAGAAAGAAATGTCAAGGAGAGGAATGAAGAACTTAAGGTGAATCTACCAGCAGAAATATCTGGTTGCATGGTAGATGATAAGACTTTCTGTTGCTCATGTAGGGAGAGCCTTTCAAGAGAGTTTCAAATTTTACAACCAAATGCTACTCACAGGACACCCAAGGTGAAGCAGGTTTCCAAGTTGTTCGCGAGGCCAAGAGTCTCTTCCTCTTTTAATTCATGTCAAAATCACAGAATTAATACCACAGTCATCTCCAACTTGCAAGCAGCTGGTCAGCCTGCTACCAGCAAGGGTTTGTCAGATTGTGCAGTCAAGGTTCCAACTTGCAGTGTTCTAGGTTCTGCTATCCCATCATCTCAGTCACAGAACCGGTCAATTTCCAATCCAATCCTTAGGCTGATGGGTAAAAATTTGATGGTGATGAACAATGAAGAGTTTGTGCAACCTCAAAGAACAGTTCTGGAATACCCACCAAATGTAAACTTCATGTCACCTCTTGGATTTGCTTTAAACACCAATCACTCGAAGCAGGAGAATTTTCGATACCATCACAAGATCTTCAGCGGGCCTCCGGCCTTTGATGCAACTGCATCGGTGGGTGAGCACCAATTTCCCATATGCATGTCTAGCGCACAGATGGCTGGTTTTTCAGTGACTCCCTTGCATACTGCTTTTGTGCCAAGACTTGATCACCACACTTGGCAAAAGAATGCATGCAGAAGGTCCAACTCCTCTCCAGCTTCCTGCATAATGAATGAG GTTTGA
- the LOC135583239 gene encoding uncharacterized protein LOC135583239 isoform X1, translating to MLSAKSPLDPPCSSKVPAPKTGERVSEKLASRERDPILGQTPTPNFSIRDYVFTSRSKGIETSWPFTQHFLQLCLKHGVKDLLPPFEPPDLVRVQCWSKGVESQQSVIHPEIEQIPVHIGPQEKAVNIRRDLCSPIETQPPDGRSATCQRFRTDELTHSGADIGSIITRDQVEGTSAAIGGISCSFAVNRDVFEAPSDIDVVEPTKKLGSSHEPSEKKCRLIVRLGVISDSSRAEDIKSSSSTVSDPMASKVCPVCKMFSSTSNTTLNAHIDQCLSMESNTKCCSSKVVKPKAKPRKKRLMVDIYTTAPRCTLEDLDKRNGSHWAVELAFAAAPSVEVDTETKKPKLVLVGSGEGIKEGAVYVDSNGVKLGILSKLSSTSQSKEELKLQEHDKVVRTGKSFLIGKKKHFKAKYSKKMKMKSQRKKLNSFMLLKAKIQTSVEGDCDGETHHENGESLLHISDPGNLANSRPACLRQWICSRRSDLPKKLASKNAHSASDNTALVTRSMLTENSRPDAYISSVSLSHHLKFSRLSEDLTSSPGSKNIDILSKTVHPMDDDMKVSEKLTVSASRWSSESTEKNSLLPRVSKSSGNFESSSRTEAKETAPSIQRRPDTSSDRTNIPSIHCPSAKDQIVSTLMKNDLVRRSPFNLQARKGDLSVKPDTCKKFRKHRSILRSGKIRAKFQSATNGVHNKGVLAPAADIARASKTLGSCELNHSCVVGSGTGEMTNDALPGTNDVPEFDKKDEGSTLEEQKHSNHLETKYHGPDVQNLDMQVEVLDSGNHVRKPSSEMAGGNLLSNDTVCSESLQAASDCQSISKSEVNTGQLMQISEKQVVFFGDTSREEIDGQNIQMADKMEDRGEKDSYAVQLVECTVETMSIQESSGCSTSHGNVGHEIRQKSSSITSVRTTTNEAMKLAGDGEPCGSPDSTASTISLPSPKDLKYTDSDANVFASAINAENKLGSIDPLAEDTVVSEERNVKERNEELKVNLPAEISGCMVDDKTFCCSCRESLSREFQILQPNATHRTPKVKQVSKLFARPRVSSSFNSCQNHRINTTVISNLQAAGQPATSKGLSDCAVKVPTCSVLGSAIPSSQSQNRSISNPILRLMGKNLMVMNNEEFVQPQRTVLEYPPNVNFMSPLGFALNTNHSKQENFRYHHKIFSGPPAFDATASVGEHQFPICMSSAQMAGFSVTPLHTAFVPRLDHHTWQKNACRRSNSSPASCIMNEVLVIDDSIEFERRPVTSLSSPINTLPFATSGLNPLSQRPFSCVPSQCQIRYLRGGSRPLLPKPSTGINANLTKSGSITEGHGPLLPSPFLLQTATAAHMQSSVCYSQLHGS from the exons ATGTTATCCGCTAAAAGCCCTCTAGATCCTCCATGTTCCTCCAAGGTTCCAGCACCGAAGACTGGCGAGAGGGTCTCTGAAAAGCTTGCCTCCCGGGAGAGGGATCCCATTCTTGGGCAGACACCAACTCCTAATTTCTCTATAAG GGATTATGTTTTCACATCAAGGAGCAAAGGCATCGAGACGAGCTGGCCGTTCACGCAGCATTTCTTGCAGCTTTGCTTGAAGCATGGTGTCAAAGATCTATTGCCACCCTTCGAACCTCCAGATTTGGTGAGAGTCCAGTGTTGGAGCAAGGGAGTAGAGTCTCAACAATCTGTAATCCACCCGGAAATTGAACAGATCCCAGTGCATATTGGTCCTCAAGAGAAGGCCGTGAATATAAGACGGGACTTGTGTTCGCCGATAGAGACACAACCTCCAGATGGAAGGTCAGCCACTTGTCAGAGGTTTAGGACTGATGAACTGACTCATTCTGGTGCAGATATCGGCTCGATAATTACTCGTGATCAAGTTGAAGGGACTTCTGCTGCGATTGGTGGAATTTCATGCTCATTTGCTGTAAATAGAGATGTCTTTGAAGCGCCTTCAGATATAGACGTTGTTGAACCCACCAAAAAGCTTGGAAGCTCACACGAACCATCCGAAAAGAAGTGCAGGTTGATAGTCAGATTGGGTGTCATCTCCGACAGTAGCCGGGCAGAGGACATAAAATCTAGCTCCAGTACTGTTTCAGATCCTATGGCTTCAAAGGTTTGTCCGGTTTGTAAAATGTTTTCTTCCACTTCAAACACAACTTTGAATGCCCACATAGACCAGTGCCTGTCgatggagtccaacaccaagtgtTGTTCAAGCAAAGTCGTAAAACCAAAAGCGAAACCAAGGAAGAAAAGATTGATGGTGGATATCTATACTACTGCTCCTCGTTGCACTCTCGAAGACCTTGATAAGAGGAATGGTTCCCACTGGGCTGTTGAATTGGCATTTGCAGCTGCACCAAGTGTCGAAGTTGACACAGAGACAAAGAAACCAAAGTTGGTACTGGTGGGTTCTGGAGAGGGCATAAAGGAAGGAGCTGTATATGTTGATTCAAATGGTGTAAAACTAGGAATTTTATCCAAGCTCAGTAGTACATCACAGTCAAAGGAAGAACTGAAGTTGCAAGAGCATGACAAAGTCGTCAGGACTGGCAAAAGTTTTCTGatcggcaaaaagaaacatttcaAAGCAAAGTACTCAAAGAAGATGAAAATGAAGTCACAGAGAAAGAAGTTGAATTCATTTATGCTGTTGAAAGCAAAG ATCCAAACTTCAGTCGAAGGAGATTGTGATGGAGAAACTCATCATGAGAATGGAGAATCACTGTTACATATATCAGATCCAGGAAACCTTGCCAACAGTAGGCCTGCGTGTCTAAGGCAGTGGATTTGTTCCAGACGATCAGATCTTCCAAAAAAACTTGCCAGCAAGAATGCCCATAGTGCATCAGATAATACTGCACTTGTTACCAGGAGCATGCTGACCGAGAATAGCCGACCAGATGCTTATATTTCTTCTGTTTCCTTAAGCCATCACTTGAAGTTTTCTAGGTTATCTGAAGATTTGACCAGCTCTCCAGGATCCAAAAATATCGATATACTGTCTAAGACGGTCCACCCCATGGATGATGACATGAAAGTATCTGAAAAGCTAACTGTCTCAGCTTCCAGATGGTCGTCTGAAAGCACTGAAAAAAATAGCCTTCTACCGAGAGTatcaaaatcatcagggaatttTGAGTCTTCTTCACGAACCGAAGCAAAGGAGACTGCTCCGAGTATTCAACGTCGACCTGATACTTCTTCTGACAGGACAAACATACCTTCAATCCACTGTCCCTCTGCAAAGGACCAAATCGTTTCTACTCTGATGAAGAATGACTTGGTTAGAAGATCACCCTTCAACCTACAAGCAAGGAAAGGTGATCTAAGTGTGAAACCTGATACTTGTAAGAAGTTCCGTAAGCATAGATCCATTTTAAGGAGTGGCAAGATTAGAGCAAAATTTCAGTCAGCTACCAATGGAGTGCATAATAAAGGTGTGCTTGCACCTGCTGCTGATATTGCAAGAGCAAGTAAAACACTAGGATCTTGCGAATTAAATCACTCATGTGTCGTAGGATCTGGAACAGGAGAGATGACGAATGATGCATTGCCAGGCACGAATGATGTCCCAGAATTTGATAAAAAAGATGAGGGAAGCACACTGGAAGAGCAGAAACACAGTAATCATCTTGAAACCAAATACCATGGTCCTGATGTTCAGAATTTAGATATGCAAGTAGAGGTCTTGGACTCTGGAAATCATGTCAGGAAACCTTCATCGGAAATGGCTGGTGGTAATCTTCTTTCTAATGATACTGTGTGTTCAGAAAGCCTGCAAGCAGCCTCTGATTGCCAGTCTATCTCAAAAAGTGAGGTCAACACAGGACAATTAATGCAAATATCTGAGAAGCAAGTGGTGTTCTTTGGTGATACTTCCAGAGAAGAAATTGATGGACAAAACATTCAAATGGCAGACAAAATGGAAGATAGAGGAGAAAAAGACTCTTATGCAGTCCAGCTTGTGGAATGTACTGTTGAAACCATGTCCATCCAGGAGTCCAGTGGTTGTTCAACCAGTCATGGGAATGTGGGGCATGAAATCCGCCAAAAGAGCTCCTCGATAACCTCAGTTAGAACAACTACAAATGAAGCTATGAAGTTGGCTGGTGATGGTGAACCATGtggatcacctgattcaactgcttCAACCATCTCGCTCCCCTCTCCAAAAGATCTCAAATATACAGATTCAGATGCTAATGTATTTGCATCTGCTATCAATGCTGAAAATAAGTTGGGCTCGATAGATCCATTAGCTGAAGATACTGTAGTATCTGAAGAAAGAAATGTCAAGGAGAGGAATGAAGAACTTAAGGTGAATCTACCAGCAGAAATATCTGGTTGCATGGTAGATGATAAGACTTTCTGTTGCTCATGTAGGGAGAGCCTTTCAAGAGAGTTTCAAATTTTACAACCAAATGCTACTCACAGGACACCCAAGGTGAAGCAGGTTTCCAAGTTGTTCGCGAGGCCAAGAGTCTCTTCCTCTTTTAATTCATGTCAAAATCACAGAATTAATACCACAGTCATCTCCAACTTGCAAGCAGCTGGTCAGCCTGCTACCAGCAAGGGTTTGTCAGATTGTGCAGTCAAGGTTCCAACTTGCAGTGTTCTAGGTTCTGCTATCCCATCATCTCAGTCACAGAACCGGTCAATTTCCAATCCAATCCTTAGGCTGATGGGTAAAAATTTGATGGTGATGAACAATGAAGAGTTTGTGCAACCTCAAAGAACAGTTCTGGAATACCCACCAAATGTAAACTTCATGTCACCTCTTGGATTTGCTTTAAACACCAATCACTCGAAGCAGGAGAATTTTCGATACCATCACAAGATCTTCAGCGGGCCTCCGGCCTTTGATGCAACTGCATCGGTGGGTGAGCACCAATTTCCCATATGCATGTCTAGCGCACAGATGGCTGGTTTTTCAGTGACTCCCTTGCATACTGCTTTTGTGCCAAGACTTGATCACCACACTTGGCAAAAGAATGCATGCAGAAGGTCCAACTCCTCTCCAGCTTCCTGCATAATGAATGAGGTTCTTGTGATCGATGACTCTATTGAATTTGAGAGACGACCAGTCACTTCTCTGAGCAGTCCAATAAATACTTTGCCTTTTGCTACTTCAGGTTTGAATCCTTTGTCTCAGAGGCCATTTTCCTGCGTCCCTTCGCAATGCCAGATTAGATATCTTCGTGGTGGCTCAAGGCCCTTGTTACCAAAACCATCCACTGGAATTAATGCTAATTTGACGAAGAGTGGCAGCATTACAGAAGGCCATGGTCCTCTACTCCCCAGCCCCTTTTTGCTCCAAACTGCTACCGCTGCTCACATGCAGTCATCAGTATGTTACTCACAGTTGCATGGGTCCTAA
- the LOC135592994 gene encoding uncharacterized CRM domain-containing protein At3g25440, chloroplastic-like isoform X1, whose protein sequence is MISASWFLRSKSIGLFRGLISWCGRQGIPLSNPTRTSLVGFRNGYYLMNWTSHMHRCTCISRLSMCTCSGPRGYKDMPFSSCVLVSSLIYHKPIIYNPFNPQRWQSIRFRSNALVTLNTDDDVARFSVGIPNPKPGIQSRPTKKRKMMSRKAKLNELKWYRLKAKKKMKSPNPEVRIRYKLEKAKRKEEWLIEKLRKYEIPKAPEQVHDPEILTEEEWFYLRRTGEKKKNYVPVGRRGVFGGVVLNMHLHWKKHETVKVVCRPCRHGQIHEYAQELARLSKGTAIDVKANNTIIFYRGKNYVQPDIMSPPGTLSKQKALEKYRFEQSLEHTSEFIEKLEQELEEYHKHVALYQKNKEITTKSTAGEEK, encoded by the exons ATGATTTCTGCTTCTTGGTTTCTGAGAAGTAAGAGTATCGGATTGTTCCGTGGATTGATTTCTTGGTGCGGTCGTCAAGGAATTCCTCTTTCTAATCCGACAAG GACATCTTTGGTGGGGTTCAGGAATGGATATTACTTGATGAATTGGACATCACATatgcatagatgtacatgcatttCACGTCTTTCAATGTGTACATGTTCTGGTCCAAGAGGATACAAGGATATGCCATTTTCATCTTGCGTTCTGGTATCTTCTTTGATTTATCACAAACCAATCATATATAATCCGTTTAACCCACAAAGGTGGCAGTCAATCAGATTTAGGAGCAATGCACTAGTGACTCTTAACACAGATGATGATGTGGCCAGATTTTCCGTCGGTATACCAAATCCCAAACCAGGAATTCAATCAAGGCCAACGAAAAAGCGAAAGATGATGTCAAGAAAAGCAAAACTAAATGAGCTCAAATGGTATCGATTGAAGGCAAAAAAGAAGATGAAGTCGCCAAATCCTGAAGTTAGAATTAGGTACAAGCTTGAAAAG gcaaaaagaaaagaagaatggtTGATTGAGAAGCTGAGGAAATATGAGATTCCGAAAGCTCCGGAGCAAGTACATGATCCCGAAATCCTCACTGAAGAAGAGTGGTTTTACCTAAGACGAACCggtgaaaagaagaagaattaTGTTCCGGTCGGGCGGCGAGGAGTGTTTGGCGGTGTGGTTCTCAACATGCATCTCCACTGGAAGAAGCATGAAACAGTAAAAGTAGTCTGCAGGCCTTGCAGACATGGTCAGATCCATGAATATGCCCAAGAACTGGCCCGGCTCAGCAAGGGTACCGCGATCGACGTAAAGGCCAACAACACCATCATATTTTACCGGGGGAAGAACTATGTGCAACCTGATATAATGTCACCTCCTGGTACACTTTCTAAGCAGAAG GCTCTGGAGAAATATAGATTCGAGCAATCTCTGGAGCACACCAGTGAATTCATCGAAAAGCTGGAGCAGGAACTGGAGGAGTACCATAAGCATGTTGCGTTGTATCAGAAGAACAAAGAGATTACCACCAAAAGCACGGCCGGCGAAGAAAAGTAG
- the LOC135592994 gene encoding uncharacterized CRM domain-containing protein At3g25440, chloroplastic-like isoform X2, whose translation MMSRKAKLNELKWYRLKAKKKMKSPNPEVRIRYKLEKAKRKEEWLIEKLRKYEIPKAPEQVHDPEILTEEEWFYLRRTGEKKKNYVPVGRRGVFGGVVLNMHLHWKKHETVKVVCRPCRHGQIHEYAQELARLSKGTAIDVKANNTIIFYRGKNYVQPDIMSPPGTLSKQKALEKYRFEQSLEHTSEFIEKLEQELEEYHKHVALYQKNKEITTKSTAGEEK comes from the exons ATGATGTCAAGAAAAGCAAAACTAAATGAGCTCAAATGGTATCGATTGAAGGCAAAAAAGAAGATGAAGTCGCCAAATCCTGAAGTTAGAATTAGGTACAAGCTTGAAAAG gcaaaaagaaaagaagaatggtTGATTGAGAAGCTGAGGAAATATGAGATTCCGAAAGCTCCGGAGCAAGTACATGATCCCGAAATCCTCACTGAAGAAGAGTGGTTTTACCTAAGACGAACCggtgaaaagaagaagaattaTGTTCCGGTCGGGCGGCGAGGAGTGTTTGGCGGTGTGGTTCTCAACATGCATCTCCACTGGAAGAAGCATGAAACAGTAAAAGTAGTCTGCAGGCCTTGCAGACATGGTCAGATCCATGAATATGCCCAAGAACTGGCCCGGCTCAGCAAGGGTACCGCGATCGACGTAAAGGCCAACAACACCATCATATTTTACCGGGGGAAGAACTATGTGCAACCTGATATAATGTCACCTCCTGGTACACTTTCTAAGCAGAAG GCTCTGGAGAAATATAGATTCGAGCAATCTCTGGAGCACACCAGTGAATTCATCGAAAAGCTGGAGCAGGAACTGGAGGAGTACCATAAGCATGTTGCGTTGTATCAGAAGAACAAAGAGATTACCACCAAAAGCACGGCCGGCGAAGAAAAGTAG
- the LOC103997747 gene encoding ubiquitin-conjugating enzyme E2 5A isoform X3 yields the protein MASRRIQKELQDLQRDPPASCSAGPVGEDLFHWQATIMGPSDSPYAGGVFFVTIHFPPDYPFKPPMVNFQTKVYHPNINSNGSICLDILKDQWSPALTISKVLLSISSLLTDPNPDDPLVPEIAHLYKNQRPRYEEMARSWTQKHAMG from the exons ATGGCTAGCAGACGGATCCAAAAAGAGCTTCAGGATCTGCAAAGGGATCCTCCGGCATCATGCAGTGCCGGACCTGTGGGAGAAGACCTGTTTCACTGGCAAGCCACAATAATGGGTCCTTCGGACAGTCCCTATGCCGGGGGAGTTTTCTTTGTTACCATTCATTTCCCTCCCGACTATCCATTTAAGCCTCCCATGGTCAACTTTCAGACCAAG GTTTACCATCCGAACATCAATTCAAATGGCAGCATCTGCCTCGACATCCTGAAGGATCAGTGGAGTCCAGCCCTGACCATATCGAAGGTGCTCCTCTCCATCTCCTCTCTGCTCACAGACCCAAACCCGGACGACCCTCTCGTCCCAGAGATCGCGCACCTGTACAAGAACCAGAGGCCTCGCTACGAAGAGATGGCAAGATCATGGACTCAAAAGCATGCCATGGGTTGA